The genomic segment AAGAATATCAAAAGTTTATCACAAAAATAAAGGAGAATAAGATTGAACCCGGCTACCTACTTTTAGGTGAAAATGAGTTTATAAAAGATGAAATAATAGCTCTTATACACTCGAAACTCATAGACCCAAGATTTGAAGCCACTGATAAACTCGTTGTTTATGGTGAAGATTTTCAAATTGATATTATTTCGTGGCTGTTAGTGCCACCATTTGGGTCTAAAAAGAAGCTACTTATAATTAAAAACGCCGACCTACTACCACAAAATGTGAGGAAAGCACTACAACAATGGCTTGATAAGCCAAGTAAAACAGCTGTCGTTATATTGATGAGTGAGAAGGTTGAATTTGAGCATGTTATGAGATTAAAGTGCTGGAAATTATTTGAAAATGAGATACCGGGATGGATTAAATCTTTGACTAAAGAGAGGGGATTTGATATAGAATACGAAGCTATTGAATTCTTACAGCAAATTTTTTGTGTCGACCTTTACTCATTAGCTACAGAGATTGCAAAGATTATGAATTTTATTGAGCCAAGAAGGACTATTAGTCTGAGTGATGTACAAGAACTTGAATCTCATGAGCTTACAGGCTCTATATTTGATTTAATACATGCAATAGGAGAGAAGAAGAGTGAGGTAGCATATAGAACGCTTAAATTACTGTTTGAACTTGGTGAAGAGCCCACCAAAATAGTGTGGCACATTCGGACGCACTTTGATAAACTACTTAAGTTAAAAGAACAACCGGATGAGTCGTTTGGAATACATAAACATTTCTTACCAAGATATAAAGAACAAACAAAACTATGGTCTAACGAAGACTTACTCAATGTATTCTCATATTTATTTGAGACAGACCTTGCAATCAAAACAGGAAAGGCAGACCCACAATTATTACTACACGAACTAATCTACAAATTATCTCAAAATACAATGCAATGAGGGAGTAGTTTCTAAACAAGCTCCATAGTTGCCAACTTCCGCTAAGACCGTATCTTTCAATTTTTAGTTTTGGCTTGACAAATTCCAAATTAGGCATACACTATCAATTAAAATTAGGAGGGCGAGATGAAGAGGTATCACCTCAAGTTGAAAGATGTAATTAGTCTTATGGAAAAGGTGGGTATTCCTGGTAAAGATGCTTATGACCTGCCTACCAGCACCAAGCGTTTTCCAGATGGTGCCTGGTATCGTATGGAAATATCAGGTGTAGAGCGTGTAAATGTACTTGAAGCTCTTGTTGATGAGATGAACAAGCGTAAAGTGCCTATACATCGTGCAGTCTCAGTAGTTATGGGTGCTACATTGCTTGATAAATTTGAACTTAAAGATTTTGCCCAGATTGCTCATGATGCTAAATTGGAAGTCATAATCGCTCCCGGACCACGTTCAGCTTGGGATACGGGACGACAACTTGTTACACCTGAAGGTGCTTTTTCTGGATTAAGATTTAGGGGCTCAGACCAGCTACGGGCAGTAATTTCAGATATTATGCGATGCATTGAGATTGGATTTCGTGGCTTCCTTGTGATAGATGAAGGTGAGTTGTGGTTACTTAATCTACTGAGACAAAGAGGTGATATACCTAAGGATGTAATTTTTAAAGTCTCAATTTATGCCGGACACGCCAATGCAGCGGGTGGCAAAGTGCTGCAACTACTTGGGGCAGATAGCTTTAATCCGGTAGCTGACCTTAGCTTACCACAATTTGCATCCATCCGTAAAGCAGTTGATATACCGATAGATGTCCATGTTGTGCTCACTGAATCTTTTGGTGGCTATATTCGTATTTATGACAGTCCAGAGTTTGCTCGTGTCTGTGCACCATGCTATTTTAAAATAGAGCCAGGACCAGCATGTGCAGCTGGACCCGGTGCTCTTTACAAGCCATGGGTTGATGAAAAGATGTTAGCTAATTGGGTAAGGGAGAAAGTTAAATATGCTCAAATCATACATGAACTTATACAGGAAAATTTGCCTGAAGCCAAACTATCTAAACAAGGAGTGAAGGATTTAGCTATTCCAAAATTACAAAAGGGGGATAAGAATGTTTAATATCATTGCGTATGTAATACTCGGTTTAGTGGCTGGTACACTTGCTGGAATACTTGGAATTGGGGGTGGTATCATAATAGTTCCAGCTTTAGTATATCTATTTGGGTTAAGTCAACACCAAGCTCAAGGGACGACACTTGCATTATTAGTCCCTCCTATTGGATTACTTGCTGCGCTTGTATACTATAACAAAGGATATGTAAACTTGAAGATAGCCGCTTTTACCTGTTTAGGCTTCTTTATAGGTGGTCTTTTGGGAGCTGATATAGCAGCTCATATTTCTGACCCTTTCTTAAAGAAAATATTTGGTATAGCTCTGTTAGGGATATCCATTAGGATGATTTTAGGAAAGTGATAAGATTTTTTGATTTAAAACCCAGTCTGCAAGTAAAAGTTGCTCAAAGAGGGTATAGTAAAAACTCTTTGATTCATTCCTTAATTCGTTTCTTGTCCATATTAGCTTTTGGCATAAGCTTCTTTTGCTGAAACTTTTTTGTGAGTGTCTTTGGCGGTAGTGATTCCTTAGGTGCAGGTTCTTCTTTTTATGTAGGTTTATCGACTTCGGCTATTTTGTCTATCAGTAGCATAGTATATGGCTGACGGTGTCCTTTCTTACGACGATACCTTTTTTTAGACTTGTATTTGTATACAATTACTTTGGGTTCCTTACTAAGTCCAAGAATTTTTGCCTCACAAAATACTCCTTTTACATAAGGTTGACCAATTATATTTTTATCTTTTCCAAGTAGCATCAGGACTGGAAAATTGACTTTATCTCCTTCTTTGCCATGTAGTTTGGGTACCTTTATAGTATCATTCTCTTTTATTTTGTACTGAAAACCAGCAATTTCAACAATTGCCTTCATCTATTCTTCCTCGTAAGGAATAGGCGCAACTTCACCTTTTTTGACTGCCCTCTCTATTGCAGAACGAGGTTTAGTCTTACCTGACATCAAGGTGAGACTAAACGAGGTTAGCAGAAACAATATAAAGAGTACAATAGTTGTCTTCGTGAGGAATGGAGCTGCCCCCCTTCCTCCAAATATTGATTGACCGCCACCAAAAACAGTTGAAAGCCCGCCCTCCCTTTGTTGCATTAGGATAGCAAGAATTATAAAGATAGCCACAAGTATGTGAATTGTAAAAACAAATGCATGCATTTATCCTCCTGCATTTTTACAACATCACTTTTACGAATATTTCCTGTTTAAGCTCAGATATTAGTTTACTATAAAATTTGACTAATTTTCTCTGATGTATAAATTGTTTTAGCTCCTGTCTCATCTCATAAAAGTTTAGTTTACGTTCAGGCTGCAGTTCTATAGGTTTAATTACTTCAAATCCGTATGGATTGCTAAAAGTGTAAATTTCACCTATATTTATTGACTCGAGGGGTACAGAAAATGGAGTACTATACAAAGGGATGAACTCTTCGCCTTTGGCCGTAATTTTTACATCTAATCCTTCAATTGGTTCACCAAGTTTCAACTTCTCTTTTACTAACTCTAATGTTTGCTTGGTAGATTGAGAATCTGAATGAGTTGGATATATTCTTATCACAATGTCTCTTAGATGAAGTATGTCACCGTATTTTTCGTCACATTTTATAATGTGATACGCATCTGCAGTCTGTACAACATTTGTTTCACCAACATCTAATTTTGAGACAACATCTTGGAACTCTTTGGCTAACTCTCTTATATTTAAACTACCTAAGTCACCTCCATGACTCCTTGTAACTTTGTCATCTGAATACTTCTTTGCAAGCTTTTCAAATGATTCACCCCTTTTTATACGGTCTAAGATTTTATTCACTTTCTTCTCTGCAATGGATTGGGCTTTTGAAGAAAGTCTATAAGGAACAATTATACCTAAGAACCTTATGCTTGCTGGTTCAGGTGGGATTGAATCCTTATAAGTATTATAGAAATTGATAGCTTCAATATCACTAACTGCTAACTCTTTACCAAATTTCTTTTGAAACAGTTTTTGGATAAGTAAATTTTCTCTCGCCTCTTTTTTATATCTGTCAATCAAACTTTCCTCTGTAAGGCCTGTCCTTTTAAGTTCATCTTTATAAACTTCATCTGATAGAAACCTACCCCGTAATTCAAGCATAGCAGAGCTTACGGTAGCTGACAGTTCTTCATCGCTCACTTCTAATGTCTCATTTTCTGCTTGAATCAATAGTAGATTACGCTCAATTAGCTGCTCAAGTATTTTTAACCTAAGTGAGTCAGAAGGAGTAAGTTGAGTTAATAGCATAGCCTCGTCGAGTTCCGATTGAGTTACCACTTTATTTCCAACAATTCCTACTATTCTATCAATAGTTTCTGTTCCGACTATAGCCGGAATAAAGAAAAAACATAAAACTATTATTAAAGATTTATTCAAGTATCCCATAATTTTCCTCTACTACTTTTTCCTTACGAAGTTTAACTAAAAGGTCGCTTACTATTTTCTTTTGTTTGGATAGGATTAACAAATTCCTTATATTATCTTTTATATTTTCGTAATCTACTTCTTTATCTGTTTTCCTTATATCAAGTAACTTTACTATATGGTACCCATAAACTGTCCGAATAGGTTCACTTATAGCTCCAACTTCCTTGATTGAATATACAGCATCTTCAAACTCTGGTAAATTTGGCATATCACCACGCCTTATATATCCTACTAAGCCACCATTTTTTGATGACGGGTCAATTGAATATTGAGCTGCTAGTTTTGAGAATGGTTTCCCTTCATTAAGTTTTTCAATTATTTCATATACATGAGACTCATCCCTAACCACTATTTGGGCAACCTGTCTCTCTGTATTGTATTCTTCTTTGTGACGCTCAAAATATGCAATGACTTCTGAATCATCAACTCCTCCCATTTTAGTTATGTACCGCTCAAGGAATTCATTTGCAATTATTTCGCGTCCCATCTCATAAATTCTTGACTTAACTTGTGACTCTTTATCTATTTTCTCTTTTAGAGCCTCCTGATACAAGAGTTCGGTATCTATCCAATTTTTTAATATCTCCTTTTTCTGAGCAGGGGTAAGCATACTTATATACTGAGGAGGAATCATTAAGTAAAATTCTTCCTCAGTAAAAATAGTTTTACCTACTTTTGCTAAAACTTTACCTTTTTCTTTTCTGCATCCCGCGAGGAACAAAAAAGGAATAAATACAAAAAAAAGTGCTCTATTATTCATTGATTTAAACAGATTATATCAATGATAGCTTTTTGTCAACTAAAACATTTTTTATCATACCCGAAATGGGACTGGTATAAAAGTAATAACAAATATAAACAATGCTATTACACCAATGATTCTATGTTGTAAGTCTAATTGAGTGATACTATTAAGTGGTGGTGGGTGTTTAATGCCGATAATTACAAGAATAAGTATTGACCACATCCACCAGCCCGGCCAGTAAATTCCAAGTGCAAGCATTAGCCCAATCATAATCCATGGTATAAATTTGACCCTCTCTCCCAACAGGGCATAACTTATATGACCACCATCAAGTTGTCCCAATGGTAAAAGGTTGATGGCAGTCACAAACATACCAACCCAGCCAGAAAAAGCTATTGGATGTAGTGATAGTTCATACCCAATAGGTGGATGTGAAGCAAACAATTTTGTAAGTGTCCAGAAAAGCAATGAATTACCAAGGAATATCGCACCCTTTATTTGAGAGGCTGGTATAAATTTTGATAACTTCAATCCAATTATAGTAATTGGGATAGCCATAATAAACCCAGTAACCGGACCTGCTGCCCCAACTTCAACTAACCCCTTTTTATCTGATATTGGTGCTTTTATTCGTATAATAGCCCCAAATGTGCCGAGTGGAAAAATTGGCGGTGGCACCGGAATAAAGTATGGTAGGGTTGCACTTATGTTACGATGTCTACAAGCAAAGTAGTGTCCAAGTTCATGTGAACCAAGAATTAGAAGCAGGGTAAAAG from the bacterium genome contains:
- the holA gene encoding DNA polymerase III subunit delta — encoded protein: MLKEYQKFITKIKENKIEPGYLLLGENEFIKDEIIALIHSKLIDPRFEATDKLVVYGEDFQIDIISWLLVPPFGSKKKLLIIKNADLLPQNVRKALQQWLDKPSKTAVVILMSEKVEFEHVMRLKCWKLFENEIPGWIKSLTKERGFDIEYEAIEFLQQIFCVDLYSLATEIAKIMNFIEPRRTISLSDVQELESHELTGSIFDLIHAIGEKKSEVAYRTLKLLFELGEEPTKIVWHIRTHFDKLLKLKEQPDESFGIHKHFLPRYKEQTKLWSNEDLLNVFSYLFETDLAIKTGKADPQLLLHELIYKLSQNTMQ
- a CDS encoding sulfite exporter TauE/SafE family protein, whose amino-acid sequence is MFNIIAYVILGLVAGTLAGILGIGGGIIIVPALVYLFGLSQHQAQGTTLALLVPPIGLLAALVYYNKGYVNLKIAAFTCLGFFIGGLLGADIAAHISDPFLKKIFGIALLGISIRMILGK
- the rplU gene encoding 50S ribosomal protein L21, whose product is MKAIVEIAGFQYKIKENDTIKVPKLHGKEGDKVNFPVLMLLGKDKNIIGQPYVKGVFCEAKILGLSKEPKVIVYKYKSKKRYRRKKGHRQPYTMLLIDKIAEVDKPT
- the secG gene encoding preprotein translocase subunit SecG, whose translation is MHAFVFTIHILVAIFIILAILMQQREGGLSTVFGGGQSIFGGRGAAPFLTKTTIVLFILFLLTSFSLTLMSGKTKPRSAIERAVKKGEVAPIPYEEE
- a CDS encoding peptidylprolyl isomerase; the protein is MGYLNKSLIIVLCFFFIPAIVGTETIDRIVGIVGNKVVTQSELDEAMLLTQLTPSDSLRLKILEQLIERNLLLIQAENETLEVSDEELSATVSSAMLELRGRFLSDEVYKDELKRTGLTEESLIDRYKKEARENLLIQKLFQKKFGKELAVSDIEAINFYNTYKDSIPPEPASIRFLGIIVPYRLSSKAQSIAEKKVNKILDRIKRGESFEKLAKKYSDDKVTRSHGGDLGSLNIRELAKEFQDVVSKLDVGETNVVQTADAYHIIKCDEKYGDILHLRDIVIRIYPTHSDSQSTKQTLELVKEKLKLGEPIEGLDVKITAKGEEFIPLYSTPFSVPLESINIGEIYTFSNPYGFEVIKPIELQPERKLNFYEMRQELKQFIHQRKLVKFYSKLISELKQEIFVKVML
- a CDS encoding peptidylprolyl isomerase; the encoded protein is MNNRALFFVFIPFLFLAGCRKEKGKVLAKVGKTIFTEEEFYLMIPPQYISMLTPAQKKEILKNWIDTELLYQEALKEKIDKESQVKSRIYEMGREIIANEFLERYITKMGGVDDSEVIAYFERHKEEYNTERQVAQIVVRDESHVYEIIEKLNEGKPFSKLAAQYSIDPSSKNGGLVGYIRRGDMPNLPEFEDAVYSIKEVGAISEPIRTVYGYHIVKLLDIRKTDKEVDYENIKDNIRNLLILSKQKKIVSDLLVKLRKEKVVEENYGILE
- a CDS encoding site-2 protease family protein: MDDIESLVSDCINVEEHSYRNGIPVICGTLLIEAEQAFKLISDRLKGFNLLPVFRKKEGKIELRIVELPKIREEKRWVNLVLLIATVITTVFAGSFLSGVNPFENLKYISYGIPFSFTLLLILGSHELGHYFACRHRNISATLPYFIPVPPPIFPLGTFGAIIRIKAPISDKKGLVEVGAAGPVTGFIMAIPITIIGLKLSKFIPASQIKGAIFLGNSLLFWTLTKLFASHPPIGYELSLHPIAFSGWVGMFVTAINLLPLGQLDGGHISYALLGERVKFIPWIMIGLMLALGIYWPGWWMWSILILVIIGIKHPPPLNSITQLDLQHRIIGVIALFIFVITFIPVPFRV